A segment of the Manis javanica isolate MJ-LG chromosome 10, MJ_LKY, whole genome shotgun sequence genome:
TAAGCAGGGTGTTCTCCTGCCTCCCTGAGTTCCTCCTACCTTGCTAATAATGCCTTTGTTCACTGCTGCCGGGGGATTTAGCCCTGGCCCGCCCTCTGCAGCTCACAAGCCAGTTTGGTCCCGcaagggctggggctggagtATGTCCCACAGAGGCAGAAGGATCAGGGCTGCCATGCCGGGTCCTGAAAGCCCTCAGGTGGGTCACCGTGGGGGTGTCTGCTGTGCTGACCTGTCTGCAGTGTTGCCTTGTGCCTGGTCCCTGCCACAGCGGGAATTCCTGGCCACCTGCCTTTATTGGGCCTCACCCCCTTGCCCCACCACTCCCCTGCTGGCCTGGTCTTGCTTTGCCAGAGCAGGCTGGACTTCACCATAGAGAGGAGCCCAGAAGGTCCACTTCAAAGTGTGGCCAAGGAGCAgtgcctccctcccaccttccccaaAGCCAGTGAAAACCAGCCCACCTCTGCCCTGGGACAGCTAGGTCAGGCCCTCATCCCCATTGGCCTGCCTGCAGTCAGCTGTGCCAGCCACCCGAGGGGCGGCTCCAGGAGGGCCGGGCATTTAAACGGGTGGAGGTGGGACATCTTGGACCTGATGGCGCAAGCACCACCCTGGCCAGTGGGGGTGAGGACCCGGCTGTTCCTCGCTAGCTTCCTCAGGGCTCCTCACCAAGGGGAGGCCTGGAAGGGCATGTAGCACAGGAGTCAAGCCACCCACATCCCTCCCCCAGCTTTTGTAACTCTGAGCAGGTCCCTGATGTCCCCTACATCCTGGCTTCCTCCCCTATCAAATGAAAGTGTTGGAGGAGATGGTCCTTAAACTCATTCTAGATCAAAGATTTCATGATTCTGCCCCTTCTGACCATTTAGCTTAGAGATTATGTTGGACTTTTCCAAtcttgagagaaatgaaagttaTTAAGCACCTGTTGCACCAGGAATCCtgtacccatttcacagatgtagaaattgaggctcagaatgGTGAGGAGCCTTGCATAAGGTCACAGTAGTTCGTAGCCAGGTGTATATTTTTCTGTGCTAACCTCAAAGATAGAGAGTAAGGTGGAGAGTATGGAAGGAAGTCACCCAGATGACCCAGAGAAGAACCTGAGAAGTAAGGAAAACCATAGAAAGgaccttttttttgttgttgttggtatcattatgtacaattacatgggcaacattacagttattagactccccccattatcaagtccccaccacatactccattagaAAGGAccattttaaggaaaagaatgtTCTAGGTGGAAGGATGGTACCCCACTCACAGGGATCTGTGGAAGGCGAAATGAAAACACCAGATGCCAAAGGTCAGTTTCTGCCCTGGCCCCTCCTGTGGCTCAGTAGGTCACCCCAGTCAAGTTACTGGTTCCACTTGTCTAAAAGTGTGTCAGCTCCCAGCCTGCTGCCCACTTGCCTGGGTTCGAGGATGAATAAGCTGGATGCTTAGAGTCAGAAGTGCTCCCTTGTCGCACAGGCTCACTCAGAGAGCGTGGAGTTTAGTTCATAGTAATGTGCCCATTGCAGTTTCCTGGCTGAGACAAATGTACCATGGTGACGTAAGATGTTAACACTTGGGGTGACTGGATGAGGAGTGCAAGGGGACCCTTTGTACTATCTTGGCAGCTTTTCTGGTAAGCtacaaatattctaaaatagaaAGTTTGTTTAAATTGTAAAAGAACAATATACAAGGCTCTCCATTCCACAGCCATAATCTAATTGATTGAAATCAAACTGTGTAAATGAATAGAGATTGATTATATTCACGAATCGCTCATGAATAGAGGGTGATTCATTCAAAATAACCATTGAATATTATGTGGGATTTAAAAGGAAATGGTAGATTTATTTCTACTGATCTGAAAATCTCTTTAATCTTATCattaaggaaaacaatttcacGTAGACTTAGTGTCCAGTATAATATTgcttatgaaaaaatattaaaccaaGAACAGAAATATTGCATATAAAACCAGTGATACACCTCAAACAGATCAAACCATTTATGCCTTGAGATAAGGTCTAGTGCAGGGCATGGGGTCATGAAGGGaacttttacttaattttattctttaaatatgttaaaattaaatataatttttttttttttttttagtgaaaaggTATGAAAAAGATTTGTCAATATAGtcacaaaaaaaaatggaaagaaagcgGGAACAGAAATAGCACCCTGGGTGGTGCAGAAAGGGGCTCTTGCCCACAGCCTGCGGCCCACTTCCTGTTCCCTTGGGGCCCGTGAGCCCACTCTACTGCAGATTATGCTTTTCCCAGGATGCATTGTGTAATGCAGCTGGTACAGCCAGGGTGGGCAGGCCAGGTGGAGGACCAGGCTGCAGAGAGGGGATGTGTGGTGACCTCTGGTCTCTGGGAGCTAGGGGAGGTCCTGAGTCAGGAAGCATTTCCCTAATGTTGGGGCTTCCTCGTACTTCGTACAGCACTTTGGACTTGCCGGATTGACTTCTGGGGGGCAGGAGGTGATTTCATGCAGGGGCACCAGGCACTGGCCAGAACATTCACAAACATGGTGGCAGCAAAGGCTTCCACTGGTTCCTTAGGAGAAGACCTTCAGGTGCCTTTGCCAGGGTCTGCGGACCCTTGACGtactttctccctctttcccgcAGGATGAAGATGAGACGCTACAAGCTCTTTCTGATGTTCTGTATGGCCGGCCTGTGCCTCATCTCCTTCCTGCACTTCTTTAAGACCCTGTCCTATGTCACTTTCCCCCGAGAACTGGCCTCCCTCAGCCCTAATCTCGTGTCCAGCTTCTTCTGGAACAATGCCCCCGTCACGCCCCAGGCCAGCCCAGAGCCAGGCAGTCCTGACCTGCTGCGTACCCCGCTTTATTCCCACTCTCCCCTACTCCAGCCGCTCTCACCAAGCAAGGCCACCGAGGAACTCCACCGGATGGACTTTGTACTGCCCGAGGACACCACCGAGTATTTCGTCCGAACCAAAGCCGGGGGCATCTGCTTCAAACCCGGTACCAAGATGCTGGAGAAGCCCCCATCAGGGCGGCCAGAGGGGAAGACGGAGGGGGGCGACGGCTCGTCAGCCCGGGGCCCCGCCCGGCACCTGCTGAGCGCGCGGGAGCGCCCGGGGGGCCGCGGCGCGCGGCGCAAGTGGGTGGAGTGCATGTGCCTCCCAGGCTGGCACGGGCCCAGCTGCGGCGTGCCCACCGTGGTGCAGTACTCCAACCTGCCCACCAAGGAGCGCCTGGTGCCCCGGGAGGTGCCGCGGCGGGTCATCAACGCCATCAACGTCAACCACGAGTTCGACCTGCTGGACGTGCGCTTCCACGAGCTGGGCGACGTGGTGGACGCCTTCGTGGTGTGCGAGTCCAACTTCACAGCCTACGGGGAACCGCGGCCGCTCAAGTTCCGGGAGATGCTGTCCAACGGCACGTTCGAGTACATCCGGCACAAGGTGCTCTACGTCTTCCTGGACCACTTCCCGCCGGGCGGGCGGCAGGACGGCTGGATCGCCGATGACTACCTGCGCACCTTCCTGACGCAGGATGGCGTGTCGCGGCTGCGCAACCTGCGGCCCGATGACGTCTTCATCATCGACGACGCCGACGAGATCCCCGCACGGGACGGCGTGCTCTTCCTCAAGCTCTACGACGGCTGGACGGAACCCTTCGCCTTCCACATGCGTAAGTCGCTGTACGGCTTCTTCTGGAAGCAGCCGGGCACCCTGGAGGTGGTGTCAGGCTGCACGGTGGACATGCTGCAGACGGTCTATGGGCTGGACGGCATCCGCCTGCGCCGCCGCCAGTACTACACCATGCCCAACTTCCGGCAGTACGAGAACCGCACGGGCCACATCCTGGTGCAGTGGTCTCTGGGCAGCCCCCTACACTTTGCCGGCTGGCACTGCTCCTGGTGCTTCACGCCCGAGGGCATCTACTTCAAGCTCATATCCGCCCAGAACGGAGACTTCCCCCGCTGGGGGGACTACGAGGACAAGCGGGACCTCAATTACATCCGGAGCTTGATCCGCACCGGGGGCTGGTTCGACGGCACGCAGCAGGAATACCCGCCGGCCGACCCCAGTGAACACATGTATGCACCTAAGTACCTGCTCAACAACTATGCCCAGTTCCGCTACCTGCTGGACAACCCCTACCAGGAGCCCAAGAGCACAGCAGCAGGTGGGCGGCG
Coding sequences within it:
- the MGAT3 gene encoding beta-1,4-mannosyl-glycoprotein 4-beta-N-acetylglucosaminyltransferase isoform X1, with amino-acid sequence MGSWRTWAAEFSRGGELGDQTCEHNVQKVEALDSDQKRWNMELRGGMEQQSLNVGLLEHGTPMSELEYQVRCAPVGPQPLDARNDLLTLGCFCCCCASRRLPPSEHWQAASASSRMKMRRYKLFLMFCMAGLCLISFLHFFKTLSYVTFPRELASLSPNLVSSFFWNNAPVTPQASPEPGSPDLLRTPLYSHSPLLQPLSPSKATEELHRMDFVLPEDTTEYFVRTKAGGICFKPGTKMLEKPPSGRPEGKTEGGDGSSARGPARHLLSARERPGGRGARRKWVECMCLPGWHGPSCGVPTVVQYSNLPTKERLVPREVPRRVINAINVNHEFDLLDVRFHELGDVVDAFVVCESNFTAYGEPRPLKFREMLSNGTFEYIRHKVLYVFLDHFPPGGRQDGWIADDYLRTFLTQDGVSRLRNLRPDDVFIIDDADEIPARDGVLFLKLYDGWTEPFAFHMRKSLYGFFWKQPGTLEVVSGCTVDMLQTVYGLDGIRLRRRQYYTMPNFRQYENRTGHILVQWSLGSPLHFAGWHCSWCFTPEGIYFKLISAQNGDFPRWGDYEDKRDLNYIRSLIRTGGWFDGTQQEYPPADPSEHMYAPKYLLNNYAQFRYLLDNPYQEPKSTAAGGRRSKSLEGRPPARGKLDAVGG
- the MGAT3 gene encoding beta-1,4-mannosyl-glycoprotein 4-beta-N-acetylglucosaminyltransferase isoform X2 yields the protein MKMRRYKLFLMFCMAGLCLISFLHFFKTLSYVTFPRELASLSPNLVSSFFWNNAPVTPQASPEPGSPDLLRTPLYSHSPLLQPLSPSKATEELHRMDFVLPEDTTEYFVRTKAGGICFKPGTKMLEKPPSGRPEGKTEGGDGSSARGPARHLLSARERPGGRGARRKWVECMCLPGWHGPSCGVPTVVQYSNLPTKERLVPREVPRRVINAINVNHEFDLLDVRFHELGDVVDAFVVCESNFTAYGEPRPLKFREMLSNGTFEYIRHKVLYVFLDHFPPGGRQDGWIADDYLRTFLTQDGVSRLRNLRPDDVFIIDDADEIPARDGVLFLKLYDGWTEPFAFHMRKSLYGFFWKQPGTLEVVSGCTVDMLQTVYGLDGIRLRRRQYYTMPNFRQYENRTGHILVQWSLGSPLHFAGWHCSWCFTPEGIYFKLISAQNGDFPRWGDYEDKRDLNYIRSLIRTGGWFDGTQQEYPPADPSEHMYAPKYLLNNYAQFRYLLDNPYQEPKSTAAGGRRSKSLEGRPPARGKLDAVGG